From the Oryza glaberrima chromosome 5, OglaRS2, whole genome shotgun sequence genome, one window contains:
- the LOC127774390 gene encoding nucleoside hydrolase 3 isoform X1 — MTPLRRAATAVLVVVLAVVVAAAAAAKPRRILVDTDMDTDDLFALLYLLKQNRSEFELKAVTIDVNAWTDAGHAVNHLYDMLYMMGRDDIPVGVGGDGGISGHGTIHPNVGGYLPLIDQGMTTFGPCRYRQAIPLEGGGRLDIDTNSGIRKGFLPQGNRRYIPLYQSTAQQVLIETISAGPTTVMLIGSHTNFAIFLMTHPHLKKNVEHIYIMGGGVRSENPTGCCPKNSTTSCTPQQCGDHGNLFTSYRTNPNAEFNMFADPFAAYQVFHSGIAITLVPLDATNTIPVNEEFFHAFQQQQSTYEAQYCFDSLKMARDTWFNDEFYTSYFMWDSFTSGVALSSMRNDNNCQSENDFAELKYMNITVITSNKPYGIHDGSNPLFDDHVIPKFGLQKGGVHSGHVQTGITDSFCLAKESKKGRCEDGYTKEESGPEAVCVCVATKAKVNVDKSSLLDREFFKSFLETLNLPENTGLFNITAQFPFYREVLYRPDFTNKSRGKPVIFDMDMSPGDFISLIYLLKVPTELIDLKGILVSGNGWANVASIDIVYDILHMMGRDDIPVGRGSTSALGTESLGCKYVSAIPQGSGGLLDSDTLYGLARSLPRSPRRYTAENSVKYGAPRDTDHPELRQPLAFEVWQFVKHQLDPNEKITILTNGPLTNLANIVLSDRNASSVIKSVYVVGGHIRDDSNTKGNVFTVPSNTYAEFNIFLDPLAAKTVLDSTLDITLIPLRAQRKAASFHALLEALKHAETPESRFVHHLLTLLHDLQQKHQLYHHMDMFLGELLGAVSLVEGSNIKQSLQRKPISIVANSTTSIDGQTVVDNQSANLVKVLLDFNSEEYYKRVANSLGDKERSAVISGFAEQRAIWSNPPENGGV, encoded by the exons GACGTGAATGCGTGGACCGATGCTGGTCATGCTGTGAATCATCTCTATGATATGCTATACATGATGGGCCGTGATGACATCCCAGTTGGtgttggtggtgatggtggtatATCAGGCCATGGCACCATACACCCGAACGTTGGTGGTTATTTACCTCTGATTGATCAG GGCATGACAACCTTTGGGCCCTGCCGGTATAGGCAGGCTATTCCACTTGAAGGCGGTGGGCGGTTGGACATCGACACAAACTCTGGCATAAGAAAAGGCTTCCTTCCACAG GGTAACAGAAGATACATACCACTTTATCAGTCTACAGCACAGCAAGTGTTGATAGAGACAATATCAGCAGGCCCTACAACCGTCATGCTAATAGGGTCACATACGAACTTCGCCATTTTTCTTATGACACATCCACACCTGAAAAAAAACGTGGAGCACATATACATTATGGGTGGTGGAGTGAGATCGGAGAACCCTACAGGTTGCTGCCCAAAAAATTCTACCACATCTTGCACGCCACAGCAGTGTGGTGACCATGGTAACTTATTTACTAGCTACAGAACCAATCCGAATGCAGAATTCAACATGTTTGCAGATCCTTTTGCTGCATATCAG GTGTTCCATTCTGGCATTGCAATCACCCTTGTCCCTCTTGATGCAACTAATACAATTCCGGTCAATGAGGAGTTCTTTCATGCATTCCAACAACAACAAAGTACATATGAAGCACAATATTGTTTTGACTCTTTAAAAATGGCTCGAGACACATGGTTCAATGACGAATTCTATACA AGCTACTTTATGTGGGATTCCTTTACTTCTGGTGTAGCTCTATCCAGCATGCGCAATGACAATAATTGCCAATCTGAAAATGATTTCGCCGAGCTTAAATATATGAACATAACAGTAATAACATCAAATAAACCATATGGTATACACGATGGCTCAAACCCATTGTTCGATGATCATGTCATTCCCAAGTTTGGTCTTCAAAAGGGTGGAGTTCATAGCGGTCATGTTCAGACTGGAATTACAGATAGCTTCTGCCTTGCAAAGGAAAGTAAGAAAGGAAGATGCGAG GATGGATATACTAAGGAAGAGTCTGGTCCAGAAGCAGTTTGCGTTTGTGTTGCTACAAAGGCTAAAGTAAATGTAGATAAAAGTAGCCTGCTAGATAGGGAATTCTTTAAGAGCTTCCTCGAG ACCCTAAATCTCCCTGAGAACACTGGTCTCTTCAACATAACGGCCCAGTTTCCATTTTACAGAGAGGTTCTATACAGGCCAGACTTCACAAACAAAAGTAGGGGGAAACCAGTCATTTTTGACATGGACATGAGTCCTGGAGATTTTATTTCACTTATATACCTTTTGAAGGTGCCTACAGAATTAATAGATTTAAAG GGGATTTTGGTCAGTGGCAATGGTTGGGCCAATGTTGCAAGTATTGATATTGTTTATGACATTCTACATATGATGGGCCGTGATGATATTCCTGTTGGCCGTGGTAGCACTTCTGCATTAGGCACTGAAAGTCTTGGTTGCAAGTATGTCAGTGCTATTCCCCAAGGTAGTGGTGGGCTTCTTGATTCTGACACTCTCTATGGACTAGCTCGGTCATTGCCAAGAAGTCCTAGAAG GTATACTGCTGAAAATTCAGTAAAATATGGTGCTCCTAGAGATACTGATCATCCAGAACTTCGACAGCCGTTGGCTTTTGAAGTTTGGCAGTTTGTTAAACATCAACTTGATCCGAATGAGAAGATCACCATTCTTACCAATGGACCTCTTACAAATTTGGCCAACATTGTTCTATCTGACAGGAATGCAAGTTCTGTAATTAAG AGTGTTTATGTTGTTGGAGGTCATATCAGAGATGACAGTAATACAAAGGGAAATGTGTTCACTGTACCATCAAATACTTATGCAGAGTTTAATATATTTCTTGATCCCCTAGCTGCCAAAACAGTACTAGATTCCACTCTGGATATCACACTAATTCCTCTTAGAGCCCAAAGAAAAGCTGCTTCCTTTCATGCGCTCCTTGAAGCTCTGAAGCATGCTGAGACTCCAGAATCACGTTTTGTTCATCACTTGTTAACGTTGCTGCATGACCTTCAACAGAAGCACCAGCTGTATCACCACATG GATATGTTTCTGGGAGAACTCCTTGGCGCTGTTTCTTTGGTGGAAGGATCAAATATCAAGCAGTCATTACAACGGAAACCAATAAGCATTGTTGCTAACAGTACTACAAGCATTGATGGGCAGACTGTAGTTGACAACCAGAGTGCAAATTTGGTAAAAGTATTACTCGATTTCAATAGTGAAGAATATTATAAACGGGTGGCCAATTCTCTAGGCGACAAGGAACGGTCTGCCGTTATTAGTGGTTTTGCAGAACAGAGGGCGATCTGGAGCAACCCACCTGAGAATGGGGGGGTATGA
- the LOC127774390 gene encoding nucleoside hydrolase 3 isoform X2 yields MCGMAVTIDVNAWTDAGHAVNHLYDMLYMMGRDDIPVGVGGDGGISGHGTIHPNVGGYLPLIDQGMTTFGPCRYRQAIPLEGGGRLDIDTNSGIRKGFLPQGNRRYIPLYQSTAQQVLIETISAGPTTVMLIGSHTNFAIFLMTHPHLKKNVEHIYIMGGGVRSENPTGCCPKNSTTSCTPQQCGDHGNLFTSYRTNPNAEFNMFADPFAAYQVFHSGIAITLVPLDATNTIPVNEEFFHAFQQQQSTYEAQYCFDSLKMARDTWFNDEFYTSYFMWDSFTSGVALSSMRNDNNCQSENDFAELKYMNITVITSNKPYGIHDGSNPLFDDHVIPKFGLQKGGVHSGHVQTGITDSFCLAKESKKGRCEDGYTKEESGPEAVCVCVATKAKVNVDKSSLLDREFFKSFLETLNLPENTGLFNITAQFPFYREVLYRPDFTNKSRGKPVIFDMDMSPGDFISLIYLLKVPTELIDLKGILVSGNGWANVASIDIVYDILHMMGRDDIPVGRGSTSALGTESLGCKYVSAIPQGSGGLLDSDTLYGLARSLPRSPRRYTAENSVKYGAPRDTDHPELRQPLAFEVWQFVKHQLDPNEKITILTNGPLTNLANIVLSDRNASSVIKSVYVVGGHIRDDSNTKGNVFTVPSNTYAEFNIFLDPLAAKTVLDSTLDITLIPLRAQRKAASFHALLEALKHAETPESRFVHHLLTLLHDLQQKHQLYHHMDMFLGELLGAVSLVEGSNIKQSLQRKPISIVANSTTSIDGQTVVDNQSANLVKVLLDFNSEEYYKRVANSLGDKERSAVISGFAEQRAIWSNPPENGGV; encoded by the exons GACGTGAATGCGTGGACCGATGCTGGTCATGCTGTGAATCATCTCTATGATATGCTATACATGATGGGCCGTGATGACATCCCAGTTGGtgttggtggtgatggtggtatATCAGGCCATGGCACCATACACCCGAACGTTGGTGGTTATTTACCTCTGATTGATCAG GGCATGACAACCTTTGGGCCCTGCCGGTATAGGCAGGCTATTCCACTTGAAGGCGGTGGGCGGTTGGACATCGACACAAACTCTGGCATAAGAAAAGGCTTCCTTCCACAG GGTAACAGAAGATACATACCACTTTATCAGTCTACAGCACAGCAAGTGTTGATAGAGACAATATCAGCAGGCCCTACAACCGTCATGCTAATAGGGTCACATACGAACTTCGCCATTTTTCTTATGACACATCCACACCTGAAAAAAAACGTGGAGCACATATACATTATGGGTGGTGGAGTGAGATCGGAGAACCCTACAGGTTGCTGCCCAAAAAATTCTACCACATCTTGCACGCCACAGCAGTGTGGTGACCATGGTAACTTATTTACTAGCTACAGAACCAATCCGAATGCAGAATTCAACATGTTTGCAGATCCTTTTGCTGCATATCAG GTGTTCCATTCTGGCATTGCAATCACCCTTGTCCCTCTTGATGCAACTAATACAATTCCGGTCAATGAGGAGTTCTTTCATGCATTCCAACAACAACAAAGTACATATGAAGCACAATATTGTTTTGACTCTTTAAAAATGGCTCGAGACACATGGTTCAATGACGAATTCTATACA AGCTACTTTATGTGGGATTCCTTTACTTCTGGTGTAGCTCTATCCAGCATGCGCAATGACAATAATTGCCAATCTGAAAATGATTTCGCCGAGCTTAAATATATGAACATAACAGTAATAACATCAAATAAACCATATGGTATACACGATGGCTCAAACCCATTGTTCGATGATCATGTCATTCCCAAGTTTGGTCTTCAAAAGGGTGGAGTTCATAGCGGTCATGTTCAGACTGGAATTACAGATAGCTTCTGCCTTGCAAAGGAAAGTAAGAAAGGAAGATGCGAG GATGGATATACTAAGGAAGAGTCTGGTCCAGAAGCAGTTTGCGTTTGTGTTGCTACAAAGGCTAAAGTAAATGTAGATAAAAGTAGCCTGCTAGATAGGGAATTCTTTAAGAGCTTCCTCGAG ACCCTAAATCTCCCTGAGAACACTGGTCTCTTCAACATAACGGCCCAGTTTCCATTTTACAGAGAGGTTCTATACAGGCCAGACTTCACAAACAAAAGTAGGGGGAAACCAGTCATTTTTGACATGGACATGAGTCCTGGAGATTTTATTTCACTTATATACCTTTTGAAGGTGCCTACAGAATTAATAGATTTAAAG GGGATTTTGGTCAGTGGCAATGGTTGGGCCAATGTTGCAAGTATTGATATTGTTTATGACATTCTACATATGATGGGCCGTGATGATATTCCTGTTGGCCGTGGTAGCACTTCTGCATTAGGCACTGAAAGTCTTGGTTGCAAGTATGTCAGTGCTATTCCCCAAGGTAGTGGTGGGCTTCTTGATTCTGACACTCTCTATGGACTAGCTCGGTCATTGCCAAGAAGTCCTAGAAG GTATACTGCTGAAAATTCAGTAAAATATGGTGCTCCTAGAGATACTGATCATCCAGAACTTCGACAGCCGTTGGCTTTTGAAGTTTGGCAGTTTGTTAAACATCAACTTGATCCGAATGAGAAGATCACCATTCTTACCAATGGACCTCTTACAAATTTGGCCAACATTGTTCTATCTGACAGGAATGCAAGTTCTGTAATTAAG AGTGTTTATGTTGTTGGAGGTCATATCAGAGATGACAGTAATACAAAGGGAAATGTGTTCACTGTACCATCAAATACTTATGCAGAGTTTAATATATTTCTTGATCCCCTAGCTGCCAAAACAGTACTAGATTCCACTCTGGATATCACACTAATTCCTCTTAGAGCCCAAAGAAAAGCTGCTTCCTTTCATGCGCTCCTTGAAGCTCTGAAGCATGCTGAGACTCCAGAATCACGTTTTGTTCATCACTTGTTAACGTTGCTGCATGACCTTCAACAGAAGCACCAGCTGTATCACCACATG GATATGTTTCTGGGAGAACTCCTTGGCGCTGTTTCTTTGGTGGAAGGATCAAATATCAAGCAGTCATTACAACGGAAACCAATAAGCATTGTTGCTAACAGTACTACAAGCATTGATGGGCAGACTGTAGTTGACAACCAGAGTGCAAATTTGGTAAAAGTATTACTCGATTTCAATAGTGAAGAATATTATAAACGGGTGGCCAATTCTCTAGGCGACAAGGAACGGTCTGCCGTTATTAGTGGTTTTGCAGAACAGAGGGCGATCTGGAGCAACCCACCTGAGAATGGGGGGGTATGA